From the Manihot esculenta cultivar AM560-2 chromosome 3, M.esculenta_v8, whole genome shotgun sequence genome, one window contains:
- the LOC110610933 gene encoding ER membrane protein complex subunit 1, with product MDMAFSAFLISLLFLSTTTPTFSLYEDQVGLMDWHQQYIGKVKDAVFHTHKTGRKRVVVSTEENVIASLDLRHGEIFWRHVLGANDAIDGIDIAMGKYVITLSSEGSILRAWNLPDGQMVWESFLQGPNYSESIFLVPTSLKIDKDNVIIVFGKGCLHAVSSIHGEILWKKDFAAESFEVQHVIQPLGSDILYVVGFVGSSQFNVYQVDAKNGELLKHESEAFSGGFSGKVSLVSTNTLVVLDSTGSTLITVNFHNGEISIQKTDISDLIGESLGSTMILPSKLTGIFALKTNTFMIFIRVTDEGKLEVVDKINHVTAVSDALSFSEGREAFAVVEHYNNDICLMVKLGPEWNNDLLKERIKLDQQRGLVQKVFINNYIRTDRSHGFRALIVMEDHSLLLLQQGEIVWSREDGLASVIDTTTSELPVAKEGVSVAKVEENLFEWLKGHILKIKGTLMLASPEEVVAIQAMRLKSSKKSKMTRDHNGFRKLLIVLTKSGKVFALHTGDGRIVWSILLNSLRKSETCENPTGLNLYQWQVPHHHAMDENPSVLVVGRCRSSSDAPGVLSFVDTYTGKELSSSSLVHSVVQVILLPFTDSTEQRLHLLIDAKQQAHLYPKTPEAVGIFQREFSNIYWYSVEADDGIIKGHVLKSNCIGEVSDEYCFETRDIWSIVFPLESEKIITTVTRKLNEVVHTQAKVIAEQDVMYKYTSKNILFVVTVAPKAIGGIGSATPEESWLVAYLIDTVTGRILHRVTHHGAHGPVRAVFSENWVVYHYFNLRAHRYEMSVIEIFDQSRADNKDVWKLVLGKHNLTSPVSSYSRPEVITKSQSYFFTHSVKTIAVTSTAKGITSKQLLIGTIGDQVLALDKRFLDPRRTVNPTQAEKEEGIIPLTDSLPIIPQSFVTHRLQVEGLRGIVTVPAKLESTTLVFVYGVDLFFTQLAPSRTYDSLTEDFSYALLLITIVALVVAIFITWILSEKKELRDKWR from the exons ATGGACATGGCGTTTAGTGCTTTTCTTATCTCCCTTTTATTCTTATCAACTACAACGCCTACCTTCTCGCTTTACGAAGATCAAGTAGGCCTCATGGACTG GCATCAACAATACATAGGGAAAGTGAAGGACGCAGTATTCCACACACACAAGACCGGTCGAAAACGCGTTGTTGTTTCCACTGAAGAGAATGTTatagcttcacttgatcttcGGCATGGCGAGATTT TTTGGAGGCATGTTCTTGGGGCCAATGATGCTATTGATGGAATTGATATCGCCATGGGGAaat ACGTCATTACCCTTTCATCAGAGGGGAGTATCTTAAGAGCATGGAATCTTCCTGATGGGCAGATGGTGTGGGAATCATTTCTTCAGGGCCCAAATTACTCAGAATCTATATTTTTGGTGCCG ACAAGCTTGAAAATTGACAAGGACAATGTGATTATTGTATTTGGTAAAGGATGCCTCCATGCTGTTTCAAGCATACATGGTGAGATTCTCTGGAAGAAGGATTTTGCTGCTGAAAG CTTTGAGGTTCAGCATGTGATTCAACCTCTTGGAAGTGATATATTATATGTTGTAGGATTTGTTGGTTCATCTCAGTTTAATGTATACCAAGTGGATGCAAAGAATGGAGAGCTTCTGAAGCATGAAAGTGAAGCATTTTCTGGTGGTTTTTCAGGGAAGGTTTCTTTGGTTTCTACCAACACACTGGTTGTGCTGGATTCCACTGGATCAACTTTGATAACGGTGAACTTTCATAATGGAGAAATCAGCATTCAGAAAACAGACATATCAGATCTAATTGGAGAGTCCTTAGGGAGCACAATGATATTACCTTCAAAACTTACTGGAATTTTCGCTTTGAAAACCAATACATTTATGATATTCATCAGAGTGACAGATGAAGGGAAGTTGGAGGTGGTAGATAAAATCAATCATGTAACAGCTGTTAGTGATGCTCTCTCATTCTCTGAGGGTCGAGAAGCATTTGCTGTGGTTGAACATTATAACAATGACATTTGCCTTATGGTGAAGCTTGGGCCAGAGTGGAACAATGACTTGCTTAAGGAGAGAATTAAACTGGACCAGCAAAGAGGTTTGGTTCAGaaggttttcataaacaatTATATCCGGACAGATAGGTCTCATGGGTTTAGGGCTTTGATTGTCATGGAAGATCATTCATTGTTACTGCTACAACAAGGTGAGATTGTCTGGAGTAGGGAGGATGGCCTTGCCTCTGTTATAGATACAACAACATCAGAACTCCCTGTGGCGAAGGAAGGTGTATCGGTAGCAAAAGTGGAAGAGAACCTTTTTGAATGGCTGAAG GGACATATTCTGAAGATTAAGGGCACCTTAATGCTTGCAAGCCCTGAGGAGGTCGTAGCCATACAAGCCATGAGGTTAAAAAGCTCTAAGAAGAGCAAAATGACCCGAGACCATAATGGGTTCCGAAAGCTGCTAATCGTGCTTACTAAATCTGGGAAGGTTTTTGCATTGCATACTGGAGATGGACGGATTGTGTGGTCTATCTTGTTGAACTCTCTGCGTAAATCAGAAACATGTGAAAACCCAACTGGGCTCAATTTGTATCAGTGGCAGGTTCCTCATCACCATGCGATGGATGAGAATCCATCAGTTCTGGTAGTTGGCAGGTGTAGATCAAGTTCTGATGCACCTGGTGTACTTTCTTTTGTTGATACTTACACGGGGAAGGAGCTTAGTTCTTCCAGTCTTGTTCATTCTGTTGTCCAAGTGATTTTGCTTCCATTTACAGATTCAACTGAACAACGGCTACATCTGCTAATAGATGCTAAACAACAAGCACATTTGTATCCGAAAACCCCCGAGGCTGTTGGTATTTTTCAACGTGAGTTTTCTAACATTTACTGGTACTCAGTCGAGGCTGATGATGGCATTATTAAAGGACATGTGTTGAAGAGCAATTGCATTGGTGAAGTATCAGATGAATATTGCTTTGAGACCAGGGATATATGGTCGATTGTATTTCCCTTGGAATCAGAAAAGATTATTACAACTGTGACAAGAAAGTTAAATGAG GTCGTTCATACTCAGGCAAAGGTTATAGCAGAACAAGATGTGATGTATAAATATACATctaaaaatatactttttgtGGTGACTGTTGCACCAAAGGCCATTGGAGGTATTGGATCAGCCACTCCAGAGGAATCATGGTTGGTTGCTTATCTTATTGATACTGTAACTGGTCGAATATTGCACCGCGTGACCCATCATGGCGCACACGGTCCTGTACGTGCG GTTTTTAGTGAAAACTGGGTTGTCTACCATTACTTTAATCTTAGAGCGCACAGATATGAGATGTCAGTCATTGAAATTTTTGACCAGTCTCGAGCT GACAACAAAGATGTTTGGAAGCTTGTTCTGGGAAAGCATAATCTCACTTCTCCAGTTTCTTCCTATTCTCGACCAGAGGTCATAACAAAGTCACAGTCATACTTTTTTACCCATTCTGTCAAAACAATAGCTGTTACATCCACAGCCAAGGGGATAACTTCAAAGCAGTTGCTTATTGGTACAATTGGTGATCAG GTCTTGGCACTGGATAAGCGTTTCTTAGATCCCCGTCGGACAGTTAATCCCACACAAGCAGAGAAAGAAGAAGGAATTATACCTCTTACCGATTCATTGCCAATCATTCCTCAG TCGTTTGTTACACACAGACTTCAAGTGGAGGGTTTGCGAGGAATAGTAACAGTGCCTGCTAAGCTTGAATCAACAACGCTTGTATTTGTGTATGGTGTGGATCTGTTTTTCACACAGCTTGCGCCCTCGAGGACCTACGATTCACTTACAGAGGATTTTAGCTACGCTTTGTTGCTAATAACAATTGTTGCCCTTGTAGTTGCAATCTTCATCACTTGGATTTTATCGGAGAAGAAAGAGCTACGAGACAAATGGAGGTGA